TTGTCTTGTCACCGGGTCACGGTGCCGGGTTTTAGGTTAACAGCGGGGAAAGGTCTTGAAAGTGCAGCATGCCGTAAGGGGAGCGCAGTTTGATGCCGGGAACTCTGATGAGGGAACGCCCGGACGCCAGCAGGCAGCACTCGAAGATCATGTAATGACGACCTGGAAGATTGTTCGCGAAAAACTGCGCAGTGAATTTGGCGCAACGGCATATCGTTACTGGCTGGATCCGGTTGCCTTGATTACGGTCGAGGCGGGGGTTGCCCGTCTGGGTGCGCCCAACCGTGCCATGCGTGACTGGGTGTCACAGCATTACCTGGACCGTATCCAGGCCTTTTGGCATGCCGAAGATCCCAATGTTCATTTTGTTGAAGTGGTGGTTGCTGCCCCGGATTCCGCATCCGACTCCGGCGCTGGTTCTGCCGCGCGGCCGGCGGTTTCTGCCGGGGGGAATCATACCCCTTCCTATAATGAACCGGCCAAACAGAACCCGCGTTACACCGCCGATAATTACGATGCACCGGGCAGCCGCAAGGCGCCGTGCCATCCTGCCCCGGTTTCAACCGGGTTTCAGACGGCTTCTGCTGCCGGGCGGGGTGCCATTGGCAGCATGTCTGATGATGGTATCAGTGCGGCACTTGATCCGCGTTACACATTCGATAATTTCGTCATCGGCAAGCCGAACGAATTTGCATATGCCGCTGCCCGCCGTTTGGCCGAGGCCGAGTCTGTCCCGTTTAATCCGCTGTTTTTGTATGGTGGCGTTGGTTTGGGTAAAACCCACCTGATGCACGCCATTGCTTGGCATATCCGCCGGACCCAGCCGCACCGCACGGTGATCTATCTGTCGGCTGAAAAGTTCATGTACCGGTTTATCCGGGCGCTGCGCGATAAAAACACCGTCGATTTCAAAGACCAGTTCCGTTCGGTCGATGTGCTGATGGTCGATGACGTGCAGTTCATTTCCGGCAAGGATTCCACCCAGGAAGAATTCTTCCACACCTTCAATGCGCTGGTGGATCAGGGGCGGCAGATCATTGTTTCGGCGGATAAATCACCGTCTGACCTTGAAGATATCGAAGAACGCCTGCGGTCGCGCCTTGGTTCGGGCCTGGTGGCGGATATCCATGCCACCACCTATGAACTGCGTCTGGGCATTCTCGAATCCAAGGCCGAGCGCCAGCGTGTTGAGCTGCCGCAGCGGGTGATGGAATTTCTGGCCCACAAGATCACGGCGAACGTTCGTGAACTTGAAGGGGCGCTGAACCGTGTGATCGCGCATTCTCAGCTTGTTGGTCGCGAGATTGGCCTGGAAATGGTGCAGGACGTTTTGCACGATGTGCTGCGCGCATCCGAACGCCGTGTGACCATCGAGGAAATTCAGAAACGCGTTGCCGAGCATTTCAACATCAAGGTTTCGGACATGCATTCGGCCCGCCGGGCCCGTGCAGTTGCCCGTCCGCGCCAGGTGGCAATGTATCTGTCCAAGCAGCTGACCACCCATTCACTGCCGGAAATCGGCCGTAAATTTGGCGGGCGTGACCACACCACCGTCATGCATGCGGTGCGCAAGGTGGAAGAACTGCATAAAACCGATCCGTCCCTGTCCGAGGATATCGATCTGCTGCGCCGTATGCTCGAAAGCTGAGGCATCATCGGCCATGTGAATTCCCAAAACGGCGATTGCCCCGCACCGGG
The window above is part of the Thalassospira marina genome. Proteins encoded here:
- the dnaA gene encoding chromosomal replication initiator protein DnaA, which translates into the protein MTTWKIVREKLRSEFGATAYRYWLDPVALITVEAGVARLGAPNRAMRDWVSQHYLDRIQAFWHAEDPNVHFVEVVVAAPDSASDSGAGSAARPAVSAGGNHTPSYNEPAKQNPRYTADNYDAPGSRKAPCHPAPVSTGFQTASAAGRGAIGSMSDDGISAALDPRYTFDNFVIGKPNEFAYAAARRLAEAESVPFNPLFLYGGVGLGKTHLMHAIAWHIRRTQPHRTVIYLSAEKFMYRFIRALRDKNTVDFKDQFRSVDVLMVDDVQFISGKDSTQEEFFHTFNALVDQGRQIIVSADKSPSDLEDIEERLRSRLGSGLVADIHATTYELRLGILESKAERQRVELPQRVMEFLAHKITANVRELEGALNRVIAHSQLVGREIGLEMVQDVLHDVLRASERRVTIEEIQKRVAEHFNIKVSDMHSARRARAVARPRQVAMYLSKQLTTHSLPEIGRKFGGRDHTTVMHAVRKVEELHKTDPSLSEDIDLLRRMLES